A stretch of the Vigna radiata var. radiata cultivar VC1973A chromosome 7, Vradiata_ver6, whole genome shotgun sequence genome encodes the following:
- the LOC106765732 gene encoding 1-deoxy-D-xylulose-5-phosphate synthase 1, chloroplastic, whose amino-acid sequence MAFYAGTFVKPNHSFSPTHKPKAPTPYYDTRKKFCVRVSAPDSGDVEKTAIRKEKDGWKINYSGEKPQTPLLDTVNHPIHMKNLSTQDLEQLAAELRADIVHSVSNTGGHLSSSLGVVELAVALHHVFDTPEDKIIWDVGHQAYPHKILTGRRSRMHTIRKTSGLAGFPKRDESTHDAFGVGHSSTSISAGLGMAVARDLLGKKNSIISVIGDGALTAGQAYEALNNAGFLDSNMIVVLNDNKQVSLPTATLDGPASPVGALSSALSKIQASTEFRKLREAAKSITKQIGGQTHQVAAKMDEYARGMISGSGSTLFEELGLYYIGPVDGHNIKDLVTIFEKVKSMPAPGPVLIHIVTEKGKGYPPAEKAADRMHGVVKFDPKTGKQFKAKSSTLSYTQYFAESLIKEAEIEDKVVAIHAAMGGGTGLNYFHKRFPDRCFDVGIAEQHAVTFAAGLAAEGLKPFCAIYSSFLQRGYDQVVHDVDLQKLPVRFAMDRAGLVGADGPTHCGAFDIAYMACLPNMVVMAPSDEAELMHMVATAATIDDRPSCFRFPRGNGIGATLPLNNKGTPLEIGKGRILMEGSRVAILGYGSVVQQCRHASELLKEVGVNVTVADARFCKPLDTDLIRLLAKEHEILITVEEGSIGGFGSHISQFLSLSGILDGPLKWRAMMLPDRYIDHGSPQDQIEEAGLSSKHIAATVLSLLERPKEVLLFK is encoded by the exons ATGGCCTTCTATGCTGGTACCTTTGTTAAGCCAAACCATTCTTTCTCCCCAACCCACAAACCCAAAGCCCCAACTCCATACTATGATACCAGAAAAAAG TTCTGCGTGAGAGTTTCAGCCCCTGACTCGGGTGACGTCGAGAAGACTGCTATCAGGAAAGAGAAAGACGGCTGGAAGATCAATTACTCAGGAGAGAAACCTCAAACACCATTGTTGGACACAGTCAACCACCCAATTCACATGAAGAATCTGTCCACTCAG GATCTAGAGCAACTTGCAGCAGAGCTGAGGGCAGATATTGTCCACAGTGTCTCAAACACTGGTGGGCATCTTAGTTCAAGCTTGGGAGTGGTAGAGTTAGCAGTGGCTTTGCATCATGTTTTCGACACCCCTGAAGACAAAATTATATGGGATGTTGGTCATCAG GCATACCCACACAAGATTCTTACAGGTAGAAGGTCCAGGATGCACACCATTAGAAAGACTTCGGGGCTAGCAGGTTTTCCTAAAAGGGATGAGAGTACTCATGATGCTTTTGGAGTAGGACACAGTTCTACAAGCATATCTGCTGGTCTTG GCATGGCTGTTGCACGTGATCTACTGGGAAAGAAGAACAGCATCATATCAGTGATAGGGGATGGAGCATTGACAGCAGGCCAAGCTTATGAGGCCCTGAACAATGCTGGGTTCCTTGATTCTAACATGATAGTAGTACTTAATGACAACAAGCAAGTCTCTTTACCAACGGCCACACTTGATGGCCCCGCAAGTCCTGTCGGTGCCCTCAGCAGTGCTTTGAGCAAAATTCAAGCGAGTACAGAATTCCGCAAACTCAGAGAAGCTGCAAAA AGTATTACGAAACAAATTGGAGGACAAACACACCAGGTTGCAGCCAAAATGGATGAGTATGCGAGAGGCATGATCAGCGGTTCTGGATCTACATTATTTGAAGAACTTGGTTTATACTACATAGGTCCTGTAGATGGTCATAACATTAAAGATCTGGTCACCAtctttgaaaaagttaaatcaATGCCTGCTCCAGGACCAGTTTTAATTCATATTGTAACAGAAAAAGGGAAGGGATACCCGCCAGCAGAAAAAGCAGCTGATAGAATGCACG GGGTTGTAAAGTTTGATCCAAAAACAGGAAAGCAGTTTAAGGCAAAATCCTCAACACTTTCATACACACAATACTTTGCTGAGTCTTTGATAAAAGAGGCTGAAATAGAGGATAAGGTAGTGGCCATTCACGCAGCAATGGGTGGTGGTACCGGCCTAAATTATTTCCACAAAAGATTTCCCGACCGCTGTTTTGATGTAGGGATAGCCGAACAACATGCTGTTACATTTGCTGCTGGGTTAGCTGCCGAAGGCCTCAAGCCTTTTTGTGCCATTTATTCGTCATTCCTGCAACGTGGATATGATCAG GTAGTCCATGATGTTGATCTTCAAAAGCTACCTGTTCGATTTGCCATGGATAGAGCTGGTTTGGTTGGAGCAGATGGACCAACGCATTGTGGAGCTTTTGATATCGCCTACATGGCTTGCCTGCCCAACATGGTGGTCATGGCTCCTTCCGATGAAGCTGAGCTGATGCACATGGTTGCAACAGCAGCAACTATAGATGACAGACCAAGCTGCTTCAGATTTCCTAGGGGAAATGGAATTGGAGCCACTTTACCACTCAACAACAAAGGAACCCCACTTGAG ATCGGAAAAGGCAGAATTCTGATGGAAGGCAGCAGAGTTGCTATCTTGGGATATGGTTCTGTGGTTCAACAATGCAGACATGCCTCGGAATTGCTTAAAGAAGTAGGCGTTAATGTGACAGTTGCTGATGCTAGGTTTTGCAAACCTTTGGATACCGATCTCATCAGGCTACTGGCTAAAGAGCATGAAATACTGATCACGGTGGAAGAGGGTTCTATTGGTGGTTTTGGATCACATATTTCTCAATTCTTGAGCTTATCTGGTATTCTAGATGGACCTCTAAAG TGGAGAGCAATGATGCTTCCTGACAGGTACATTGATCATGGGTCACCCCAGGATCAGATTGAAGAAGCAGGGCTTTCATCAAAGCACATTGCGGCCACAGTCCTGTCTCTTCTTGAAAGACCAAAAGAAGTTCTTCTTTTCAAATAG